From a region of the Streptomyces caniferus genome:
- a CDS encoding HAD family acid phosphatase, giving the protein MPRPTRFRPALSRRARLGAATVTALVAGTAAFGVGQATAEHSVPRTDKEIPNLTQVQDKIKAYYGDTVTADGEHYASPHSNYARQVRGIEAKARTYLSKALARHDRTGKKAKPAIVLDIDDTTLLTYNYELQVGFHFTEESQDKYLAHTDMDPVFGMNRLVNWAHDKGAEVFFLTGRKEAQRAWSVRNLENVGYDVALDRRHVFLKDKEHPPAYLPCGATCTTVEYKSGTRKHIESLGYDVVANFGDQYSDLNGGAGDRTFKMPNPMYFLP; this is encoded by the coding sequence ATGCCCCGCCCCACCCGTTTCCGCCCCGCCCTCTCCCGCAGGGCCCGCCTCGGCGCGGCGACGGTCACCGCCCTCGTCGCCGGCACCGCGGCCTTCGGCGTCGGCCAGGCCACCGCCGAACACTCCGTGCCGCGCACCGACAAGGAGATCCCCAACCTCACGCAGGTACAGGACAAGATCAAGGCGTACTACGGCGACACGGTGACGGCGGACGGCGAGCACTACGCCTCCCCGCACAGCAACTACGCACGGCAGGTCCGCGGCATCGAGGCCAAGGCCCGCACCTACCTGTCCAAGGCCCTCGCCCGGCACGACCGGACGGGCAAGAAGGCCAAGCCGGCCATCGTCCTCGACATCGACGACACCACCCTGCTCACCTACAACTACGAGCTCCAGGTGGGCTTCCACTTCACCGAGGAGAGCCAGGACAAGTACCTGGCCCACACCGACATGGACCCGGTCTTCGGCATGAACCGGCTCGTCAACTGGGCGCACGACAAGGGCGCCGAGGTCTTCTTCCTGACCGGCCGCAAGGAGGCGCAGCGCGCCTGGAGCGTCCGCAACCTCGAAAACGTCGGCTACGACGTGGCGCTGGACCGCCGGCACGTCTTCCTGAAGGACAAGGAGCACCCGCCGGCCTACCTGCCCTGCGGTGCCACCTGCACGACCGTCGAGTACAAGTCGGGCACCCGCAAGCACATCGAGTCCCTCGGCTACGACGTCGTCGCCAACTTCGGGGACCAGTACAGCGATCTGAACGGCGGCGCCGGCGACCGGACGTTCAAGATGCCGAACCCGATGTACTTCCTGCCGTAG
- a CDS encoding ribonuclease Z encodes MSVRELVVLGTASQVPTRHRNHNGYVLRWDGQGLLFDPGEGTQRQMLRAGVAAHDLHRICVTHFHGDHSLGLAGVIQRINLDRVPHPVTAHYPASGEHFFDRLRYATAYRETVRLVQRPVAVDGELERSESYVLEARKLSHPVESYGYRLVEPDARRMLPEKLAAHGIAGPDVGRLRRLGELNGVTLDEVSELRPGQRFAFVMDTRLCEGVHALAEGADMLVIESTFLDEDVQLATDHGHLTAGQAAGVAASAGVRHLVLTHFSQRYDDPAQFERQARAAGFTGELTIARDLMRVPVPKRR; translated from the coding sequence GTGTCCGTACGTGAACTGGTGGTCCTCGGCACCGCGAGCCAGGTCCCCACGCGACACCGCAACCACAACGGCTATGTGCTGCGCTGGGACGGCCAGGGGCTGCTCTTCGACCCCGGCGAGGGGACCCAGCGCCAGATGCTGCGGGCCGGGGTCGCCGCTCACGACCTCCACCGGATCTGCGTCACGCACTTCCACGGCGACCACTCGCTCGGCCTGGCCGGGGTGATCCAGCGGATCAACCTCGACCGGGTGCCGCACCCGGTCACCGCCCACTACCCGGCCAGCGGCGAGCACTTCTTCGACCGGCTGCGCTATGCCACCGCGTACCGGGAGACGGTGCGCCTGGTCCAGCGGCCGGTGGCCGTCGACGGGGAGCTGGAGCGCTCGGAGTCGTACGTCCTGGAGGCGCGCAAGCTCTCGCACCCGGTCGAGTCGTACGGCTACCGCCTCGTCGAACCGGACGCGCGCCGGATGCTGCCGGAGAAGCTGGCGGCGCACGGCATCGCCGGACCGGACGTCGGGCGCCTGCGGCGGCTCGGCGAGCTGAACGGCGTCACCCTCGACGAGGTGAGCGAGCTGCGCCCCGGCCAGCGGTTCGCGTTCGTCATGGACACCCGGCTGTGCGAGGGCGTCCATGCGCTCGCGGAGGGGGCGGACATGTTGGTGATCGAGTCGACGTTCCTGGACGAGGACGTCCAACTGGCCACCGACCACGGGCATCTGACCGCCGGGCAGGCGGCAGGGGTGGCGGCGTCGGCGGGCGTGCGGCACCTCGTGCTGACGCATTTCTCGCAGCGCTACGACGACCCCGCCCAGTTCGAGCGGCAGGCCCGCGCGGCGGGCTTCACGGGCGAGCTGACCATCGCCAGGGACCTGATGCGGGTGCCGGTGCCCAAGCGGCGCTGA
- a CDS encoding histidine triad nucleotide-binding protein yields MAGEPQADCLFCKIVAGEVPATIVRETDTTVAFRDINPQAPTHVLVIPKVHYPDAASLAAAEPQIIADILRESREVAAEDKVEDRGYRVVFNTGAGAGQTVFHAHLHVLGGRGLQWPPG; encoded by the coding sequence GTGGCGGGAGAACCGCAGGCCGACTGCCTGTTCTGCAAGATCGTGGCGGGGGAGGTTCCGGCGACCATCGTCCGGGAGACCGACACCACCGTCGCGTTCCGCGACATCAACCCCCAGGCGCCCACGCACGTCCTGGTGATCCCCAAGGTGCACTACCCGGACGCCGCGAGCCTGGCCGCCGCCGAACCGCAGATCATCGCCGACATACTGCGCGAGTCCCGCGAGGTCGCCGCCGAGGACAAGGTCGAGGACCGGGGCTACCGGGTCGTCTTCAACACCGGCGCCGGCGCGGGCCAGACCGTCTTCCACGCCCATCTGCACGTGCTCGGCGGCCGCGGCCTCCAGTGGCCCCCTGGATGA
- a CDS encoding OsmC family protein → MATTRTAKTHWEGNLMEGKGTVALESSKVGTYDVNWPARAEQPNGVTSPEELIAAAHSSCYSMAFSHGLAGKGYTVESLDTQADVTFQPGEGITGIALTVKARVPGLSEEDFQAAAQDAKANCPVSQALAGVKNITLAAELV, encoded by the coding sequence ATGGCCACCACGCGCACCGCCAAGACCCACTGGGAAGGCAACCTCATGGAGGGCAAGGGCACCGTCGCCCTGGAGTCCTCCAAGGTCGGTACGTACGACGTGAACTGGCCCGCCCGCGCGGAACAGCCCAACGGGGTCACCAGCCCCGAGGAGCTCATCGCGGCGGCCCACTCCTCCTGCTACTCCATGGCCTTCTCGCACGGCCTGGCGGGCAAGGGGTACACCGTCGAGTCCCTGGACACCCAGGCCGACGTCACCTTCCAGCCCGGTGAGGGCATCACCGGCATCGCGCTGACCGTCAAGGCCCGCGTCCCCGGCCTGTCCGAGGAGGACTTCCAGGCGGCGGCCCAGGACGCCAAGGCCAACTGCCCGGTCAGTCAGGCGCTCGCGGGCGTCAAGAACATCACGCTGGCGGCGGAGCTGGTCTGA
- a CDS encoding 16S rRNA (uracil(1498)-N(3))-methyltransferase — translation MTAPVFLVDSLADVRAGGTLTLDGPEGRHAVSVRRLRAGEEVVLTDGHGTGAHGTVAAVEGKDRLTVAVTALRSEASPNPTITVVQALPKGDRGELAVETMTETGVDAIVPWAAARCVTQWKGERAAKSLGKWRATAREAGKQSRRLTFPEVADPLTTKQVAGLLADADFAAVLHEEGSSPLATAALPAEGRIVLVVGPEGGVSPEELTLFAEAGAEPYRLGTTVLRTSTAGTAATALLLGRTGRWS, via the coding sequence ATGACCGCGCCGGTCTTCCTCGTCGATTCGCTCGCGGACGTACGGGCCGGCGGCACCCTGACCCTGGACGGTCCCGAGGGCCGGCACGCGGTGTCGGTGCGCCGGCTGCGGGCCGGTGAGGAGGTCGTCCTGACGGACGGTCACGGCACGGGCGCGCACGGCACGGTCGCCGCCGTCGAGGGCAAGGACCGGCTCACCGTCGCGGTCACCGCACTGCGCAGCGAGGCGTCGCCGAACCCCACGATCACCGTCGTCCAGGCGCTCCCCAAGGGCGATCGCGGCGAACTCGCCGTCGAGACGATGACCGAGACCGGCGTGGACGCCATCGTCCCCTGGGCGGCGGCGCGTTGCGTGACCCAGTGGAAGGGTGAGCGGGCGGCCAAGTCGCTGGGCAAATGGCGCGCCACGGCCCGTGAGGCGGGCAAGCAGTCGCGCCGGCTGACCTTCCCCGAGGTCGCCGATCCGCTGACGACCAAGCAGGTCGCCGGCCTGCTCGCCGACGCCGACTTCGCGGCCGTCCTCCACGAGGAGGGCAGCTCCCCGCTCGCCACGGCCGCGCTCCCCGCCGAAGGCCGGATCGTGCTCGTCGTCGGTCCGGAGGGTGGTGTCTCCCCGGAGGAGCTCACCCTCTTCGCCGAGGCGGGAGCCGAGCCCTACCGTCTGGGGACGACCGTGCTGCGCACCTCCACGGCGGGCACCGCGGCCACGGCGCTGCTGCTGGGGCGTACGGGGCGCTGGAGCTGA
- a CDS encoding nitronate monooxygenase has protein sequence MPTALTDLCRYPIVQAPMAGGGSGPELAAAVCGAGGLGFLAAGYKTADGMYQEIKQLRSLTDRPFGVNLFMPQPSLADGSVVEVYREQLAGEATWYETELGDTDGPIDDGYEAKLAILRDDPVPVVSFTFGCPSRAVLDAFAKVGTYTVVTVTTAAEAQAAQWSGADAVCVQGVEAGGHQGTHRDDPHADGTGSGLGLLALLGQVREAVQIPVIAAGGLMRGAQIASVLAAGASMAQLGTAFLATPESGANPLHKQALTNPLFTHTELTRAFSGRPARGLVNRFMREHGPYAPAAYPAVHYLTSTVRKAAAKAGDAQGMNLWAGQGHRLARELPAGRLVEVLAVELDAARAALSLPGAGGAA, from the coding sequence ATGCCCACCGCGCTGACCGATCTCTGCCGCTACCCGATCGTGCAGGCCCCGATGGCGGGAGGCGGCTCAGGACCCGAGCTGGCCGCCGCTGTCTGCGGCGCCGGCGGTCTCGGCTTCCTCGCCGCCGGCTACAAAACCGCCGACGGCATGTACCAGGAGATCAAACAGCTGCGGTCGCTGACCGACCGGCCCTTCGGCGTCAACCTCTTCATGCCGCAGCCGTCGCTGGCCGACGGCTCCGTCGTCGAGGTCTACCGCGAGCAGCTCGCGGGCGAGGCCACCTGGTACGAGACCGAGCTCGGTGACACCGACGGGCCCATCGACGACGGCTACGAGGCCAAGCTCGCGATCCTGCGGGACGACCCGGTGCCGGTGGTGTCCTTCACCTTCGGCTGCCCCTCGCGCGCCGTCCTCGACGCCTTCGCCAAGGTCGGTACGTACACCGTCGTCACGGTCACCACGGCCGCCGAGGCGCAGGCCGCGCAGTGGTCGGGCGCCGATGCGGTGTGTGTGCAGGGCGTGGAGGCCGGCGGTCACCAGGGCACCCACCGGGACGATCCGCATGCGGACGGGACCGGCTCCGGGCTGGGCCTGCTGGCGCTGCTCGGCCAGGTCCGCGAGGCCGTGCAGATCCCGGTGATCGCCGCGGGCGGGCTGATGCGCGGGGCGCAGATCGCCTCCGTGCTGGCTGCCGGGGCGAGCATGGCGCAGCTGGGCACCGCCTTCCTCGCCACCCCCGAATCGGGTGCGAACCCGCTGCACAAGCAGGCACTGACCAACCCGCTGTTCACGCATACGGAGTTGACCCGGGCGTTCTCCGGCCGGCCGGCCCGCGGACTGGTGAACCGCTTCATGCGCGAGCACGGCCCGTACGCCCCGGCCGCCTACCCCGCCGTCCACTACCTCACCTCCACCGTGCGCAAGGCCGCCGCCAAAGCGGGCGACGCGCAGGGCATGAACCTGTGGGCGGGGCAGGGGCACCGGCTGGCGCGGGAGCTGCCCGCCGGGCGGCTCGTGGAAGTACTCGCGGTCGAACTGGACGCGGCGCGCGCCGCGTTGAGTCTCCCGGGCGCCGGTGGCGCCGCATGA
- the dnaJ gene encoding molecular chaperone DnaJ — MATDYYSVLGVGRDASQDQIKKAFRRLARELHPDVNPDPKTQERFKEINAAYEVLSDPQKKQVYDLGGDPLSQANGGQGAGFGAGFGNFSDIMDAFFGTASQRGPRSRTRRGQDAMIRLDIELNEAAFGTTKDIQVDTAVVCTTCTGEGAAPGTSAQTCDMCRGRGEVSQVTRSFLGQVMTSRPCPQCQGFGTVVPTPCPECAGDGRIRSRRTLTVKIPAGVDNGTRIQLAGEGEVGPGGGPAGDLYVEIHEVAHQVFQRRGDDLHCTVTIPMTAAALGTKCPLETLDGVEEIDVRPGTQSGQSIPLHQRGVTHLRGGGRGDLIVHVEVMTPSKLDPDQEELLRRLAKLRGEERPTGQFQPGQQGLFSRLKDAFNGR; from the coding sequence GTGGCCACGGACTACTACTCGGTCCTCGGCGTCGGCCGCGACGCCTCGCAGGACCAGATCAAGAAAGCCTTCCGTCGCCTGGCGCGCGAGCTGCACCCGGATGTGAACCCGGATCCGAAGACCCAGGAGCGGTTCAAGGAGATCAACGCCGCTTACGAGGTGCTGTCGGACCCGCAGAAGAAGCAGGTCTACGACCTCGGCGGCGACCCGCTCTCGCAGGCCAACGGCGGCCAGGGCGCGGGCTTCGGCGCGGGCTTCGGCAACTTCTCCGACATCATGGACGCCTTCTTCGGCACCGCGTCGCAGCGCGGGCCGCGCTCGCGCACCCGCCGCGGGCAGGACGCCATGATCCGGCTCGACATCGAGCTGAACGAAGCGGCCTTCGGCACGACCAAGGACATCCAGGTCGACACCGCCGTCGTCTGTACGACCTGCACGGGCGAGGGCGCGGCGCCCGGCACCTCGGCGCAGACCTGTGACATGTGCCGCGGCCGCGGTGAGGTCTCGCAGGTCACCCGGTCCTTCCTGGGCCAGGTCATGACGTCCAGGCCGTGCCCGCAGTGCCAGGGCTTCGGCACGGTCGTGCCGACCCCGTGCCCCGAGTGCGCCGGCGACGGCCGGATCCGCTCCCGCCGCACGCTGACCGTCAAGATCCCGGCCGGTGTCGACAACGGCACCCGCATCCAGCTCGCGGGCGAGGGCGAGGTCGGCCCCGGCGGCGGCCCGGCCGGTGATCTCTATGTGGAGATCCACGAGGTCGCGCACCAGGTCTTCCAGCGGCGCGGCGACGATCTGCACTGCACGGTCACCATCCCGATGACGGCGGCGGCGCTGGGCACCAAGTGCCCGCTGGAGACGCTGGACGGGGTGGAGGAGATCGATGTCCGGCCCGGCACCCAGTCCGGCCAGTCGATCCCGCTGCACCAGCGCGGGGTGACCCATCTGCGCGGCGGCGGCCGGGGCGATCTGATCGTCCACGTCGAGGTGATGACGCCGTCCAAGCTCGACCCCGACCAGGAAGAGCTGCTGCGGCGGCTGGCCAAGCTCCGCGGCGAGGAGCGGCCCACGGGGCAGTTCCAGCCGGGGCAGCAGGGCTTGTTCTCGCGTCTGAAGGATGCGTTCAACGGGCGATAG